TTTTTGGCAAGAATTTCGAGAGCGAGTAAAAGCAATTAACCCTGATGCTTATATTGTCGGCGAGGTGTGGACAGAGGCGCAGGAATGGCTGGATGGCACGCAATTTGATGGGGTAATGAATTATCTATTTGCCGGCCCCACCATTGCATTTGCTGCCGGTGATCGTGTTGATAAAGATCAATTGAAAGACATCGCTTATAGCCCTTATCCTCCTTTATTCGCCTCAGAATATGCCCAAAAAATTCAAGCTTTGCTGGAATTATACCCTTGGGAAATTCAACTCACTCAGTTAAATTTATTGGCAAGTCACGATACGGCGCGGTTAATATCAATTGCCGGTGGTGATAAAGCCAGTGTAGAACTTGCGACGCTGTTGTTATTAACTTTCCCCGGTGCTCCAAGCATTTATTATGGTGATGAAGTCGGTTTGCCAGGAAAACTTGATCCCGACTCCCGCCGCGCTTTTCCACTCGAAGCAAATTGGGATTTAGATATTCTCAATTGTCACAAAAAAATCATTGCTCTGCGTCTTACCTATCCCAGTCTCCGCACCGGCGCTTATGAAGTGTTATGTGCAGAAAGAACGGTTTACGTTTTTGCTCGCATTTTAAACGGAGAGGAAACTATTGTTGGGGTGAATGTGGGAACGGCGCCGGGGAGTGTTAATTTCCCTGTTACTGCTTTAAAAACTCAGCCAAGTAATCTTGTTTATGGCGAGGCAGAAATTAAATGGAGTAGTGAAGAAGAATCTACTAAATTGAGTTTAACTATTCCTCCTCGTAGTGGTTGTATTATTGCGTAAAATCAAACTTTGCCCACCGGCCTTTATGGTGGGCAAAGTGTATGTTTTAGAACTTATTTACTCTCTGGCACTTCTGGTTTTCTGGATTAGGGTAGATTTTTTAACCGCAGATAAACGCAGATGGACGCAGATAGGTTATTTGTGGGTGCTATTTGGCTGCAACTAAGGCGGGAGATATTACAGCATCAATAACGTGAATTACTCCGTTATCGGTAAGGATATCTGTTTGGAGAATTTTGGCATCATTGACTTTAAATCCGTCTCCTGTTTGGTCTATTCCTACCACGCTACCTTCGACAGTTTCGGCAGAATTTAACTCGACAAAGTTATCTGTTCTGACATCTCCAAAAAGAACGTGGTAGCTGACAATTTTTTTGAGGGTAGGTAAGTCTTCCATCCAAGAAGCAATCTTATTTGCCGGCAGTTTTTCAAATGCCTCATCGGTTGGTGCAAATACGGTATAGGGGCCCGGACTTTCTAAAAGTTCTAACAATCCAGCCGCCTCAACTAAGGTTAAAAGCGTTTTAAAAGAGCCGGCATTTGCAGCAGTCTCGACAATATTTGCCATAATTTTTTACCTGTTTTTCATGAGTATCTTGTTTAGAAATACAAGTAAAAACCCCTCACCGGCCTCTTTCAAGAGATAGACATTATCCAAGCTCAACTGCTGGAACGAATGCCCCGCAAGTGCAACTGTTCCATAAAATATTCTTCTAAACTTTGCTTTGCTAAAGTCAAGCCCAAAATTTGGCCTCCCATGAGGTTGAGGCTGGCTAAAAAATCTTGCGGATCTCCTTCTAAATGTCCTTGCCAATAGCCATTTTCAAATTCTAAATCAGGAACTCGCTGTTTTATCACTTCTGGGTTGCCGCCTCTGCCTTTAACGTGATATTTTTCCTCGGTTCCTAACAGATCAGCGAGCGAGCCGGTGACTATTAACTCGCCTTCTGCCAAAATAGCAATCCGGTCACATATTTGCTCAACATCCGATAAAATATGACTGTTAAAAAAAATGGTTTTCCCGTTTCTTTTCAGCGATAAAATAATCTCTCGCATTAAATACCGGCCCATTGGATCAAGCCCTGACATCGGTTCATCTAAAAACACCACATCCGGGTCATTAATTAAAGCTTGCGCCATGCCAATTCGCTGTACCATGCCTTTAGAATATTGCCCCAATTGTTTTTTGCGGGCGCTTTTTTGATCCAGCCCCACCATGTCCAAAAGCTGCGGAATACGCTGCTGTGCGCTTGCTTTGGAAATGCCAAATAAACCGGCAGTATATTCTAAAAATTCCCAGCCGCTCAGGGTATCGTAATAATAAATATTTTCGGGTAAATATCCGACTCGCTGTTTAACAGTGCGATCTCCCAACGGTTGACCTAAAAGCATCCCTCGTCCGCCGGTAGGCCGTATAATGCCAAGGAGGGTTTTCAGGAGAGTGGTTTTACCGGCACCATTGGGCCCCAAAAGACCAAAGGTTTCGCCTTGATATACCGTCAAGGTACAGCTTTTGAGGGATTCAATTTTTTGATTTAACCAAAAGCCGGTGCGGTAAACTTTTTTGAGTTGGTAAGTTTGCACCACCGGCACAGGGAGATCCGCGCCTGGTTCGGTTTGGAAAGGTGTGCTAACAGATTCCATAATAATTGAGCAATCCGCATCCTTTTAAATGTTTTCTTCCTTACTTTACCGAAAAAACTGGGTCTAAAGCCTCGCCCTTCTAGGGCGACTTTGCTTTTGTGTTGGTATGATACTAGCGTAGAGGTTTTCCACGCAAAATGCTTGTTATAGAATTCAAGGCAAAAGGGAAAACAACTCAATACAAGAGTGTAGATGAGGCGATAAAGACTGCTCAATTCATCCGCAACAAGTGTGTCCGTTTTTGGATGGACAACCGAGGTGTGGGACAAAAAGAGTTGTATCGTCTCAGTACCGCTTTGCGAGACGAGTTTTCTTTTGTTAAGGCTTTGAATTCTAGTGCTTGCCAAGCATCTGTAGAAAGGGCGTATAGTGGGATTGCACGGTTCTACGAGAACTGCAAAAAGGCTATGGCGCGGAAGAAAGGATATCCAAAATTCAAAAAGAATTGTCGTTCAGTCGAGTACAAGACTAGCGGCTGGAAACTTTCTGAGACGAGAAAACAAATAACCTTCACTGACAAGAAGGGAATTGGCAAGCTCAAGCTCAAAGGAACGTGGGATTTAAACTTCTACCAGCTAGAACAGATAAAACGGGTTAGGTTAATCCGTCGTGCTGACGGGTATTATGTCCAATTCCTGATTAGTGTGGACACTAAAGTTGAAACACAACCCACAGGCAAAACTATTGGTTTAGATGTAGGACTCAAAGAATTCTACACTGACAGTAATGGTCACAATGAACCATCACCTAAGTTTTATCGACTCGGTGAGAAACAGCTGAAGCTTCGACAACGCCGTGTTTCTCGTAAAAAGAAAGGCTCTGCTAACCGAAGAAAAGCCGTTAATCGACTTGGACGAGTCCACCTCAATATAAGTAGGCAACGTGAAGAACACGCCAAGAGAGTGGCGCGTTGCGTAATCCGATCTAACGATTTGGTCGCCTATGAAGATTTGAGGATTAAAAACTTAGTGAAAAATCACTGTCTCGCCAAGTCGATTAATGATGCGGGTTGGTATCAATTCAGAAAATGGTTGGAGTATTTCGGCAGGAAGTTTGGCAAGATAACGGTTGGTGTTAATCCTGCTTATACTTCTCAGGAATGTTCTAACTGTGGTGTAGTCGTCAAGAAATCTTTATCCGTGAGAACCCATGTCTGTGAATGTGGATTTATCTTAGATAGAGATTGGAATGCGGCTATCAATATTCTGAAATTAGCCTTGAGTACGGTAGGGCATACCGGAACTTGGGTCTTAGACCCGAACGCTACGGGAGATTTAACCTCTACTTTGATTGGAGCCGTCCTGTCAGGGCAAGTTGAGTCTTTGAACGAAGAATCACCGCTCCTTTAGGACGGTGAGTGTCAACGCACCCACCCTAATTTGCTTCACTGCTTGGCACGCGATGCCGGTTGCCGATAAACTTTTATTAACCGCACTTATCACCCATACAAACCTATGGATCGTTCTAAAATCGTTGCCATTCTCACCGGCATAATTTCTATCATCCTTGCTCTTGCTTATCTTGTGGTCGTACAACTGCTTGATTCTCGTGGCGAAATGTTGCCGGCACCCATCAGTTTAATACCTCTTTTTTCCCCTTTCTTTGGTCATTAGTTAAACGTCATTAGTCATTGGTTATTGCTCACTCAGACAATAGACAAATGACTTTTGACAAATAACAAAATCCCAAGTAAAACCCTTTAAAAACTAACCATCAG
Above is a genomic segment from Ancylothrix sp. D3o containing:
- a CDS encoding glycoside hydrolase family 13 protein, which encodes MEIQTPDWVKHAVFYQIFPDRFAKSQQPRKLILKNATWEAWEDIPTLYGYKGGDLWGVMEQFDYLQDLGINAIYFTPIFQSASNHRYHTHDYYQVDPMLGGNLAFKELLEAAHQRNIKVVLDGVFNHASRGIFFFHDILENGQSSPWKNWFRIEGWPLAPYNYQAPANYVGWADNRALPVFNHDNPEVREYIMEIAEHWIKLGIDGWRLDVPFEVKTPGFWQEFRERVKAINPDAYIVGEVWTEAQEWLDGTQFDGVMNYLFAGPTIAFAAGDRVDKDQLKDIAYSPYPPLFASEYAQKIQALLELYPWEIQLTQLNLLASHDTARLISIAGGDKASVELATLLLLTFPGAPSIYYGDEVGLPGKLDPDSRRAFPLEANWDLDILNCHKKIIALRLTYPSLRTGAYEVLCAERTVYVFARILNGEETIVGVNVGTAPGSVNFPVTALKTQPSNLVYGEAEIKWSSEEESTKLSLTIPPRSGCIIA
- a CDS encoding fasciclin domain-containing protein codes for the protein MANIVETAANAGSFKTLLTLVEAAGLLELLESPGPYTVFAPTDEAFEKLPANKIASWMEDLPTLKKIVSYHVLFGDVRTDNFVELNSAETVEGSVVGIDQTGDGFKVNDAKILQTDILTDNGVIHVIDAVISPALVAAK
- a CDS encoding ABC transporter ATP-binding protein, whose protein sequence is MESVSTPFQTEPGADLPVPVVQTYQLKKVYRTGFWLNQKIESLKSCTLTVYQGETFGLLGPNGAGKTTLLKTLLGIIRPTGGRGMLLGQPLGDRTVKQRVGYLPENIYYYDTLSGWEFLEYTAGLFGISKASAQQRIPQLLDMVGLDQKSARKKQLGQYSKGMVQRIGMAQALINDPDVVFLDEPMSGLDPMGRYLMREIILSLKRNGKTIFFNSHILSDVEQICDRIAILAEGELIVTGSLADLLGTEEKYHVKGRGGNPEVIKQRVPDLEFENGYWQGHLEGDPQDFLASLNLMGGQILGLTLAKQSLEEYFMEQLHLRGIRSSS
- a CDS encoding transposase, producing the protein MLVIEFKAKGKTTQYKSVDEAIKTAQFIRNKCVRFWMDNRGVGQKELYRLSTALRDEFSFVKALNSSACQASVERAYSGIARFYENCKKAMARKKGYPKFKKNCRSVEYKTSGWKLSETRKQITFTDKKGIGKLKLKGTWDLNFYQLEQIKRVRLIRRADGYYVQFLISVDTKVETQPTGKTIGLDVGLKEFYTDSNGHNEPSPKFYRLGEKQLKLRQRRVSRKKKGSANRRKAVNRLGRVHLNISRQREEHAKRVARCVIRSNDLVAYEDLRIKNLVKNHCLAKSINDAGWYQFRKWLEYFGRKFGKITVGVNPAYTSQECSNCGVVVKKSLSVRTHVCECGFILDRDWNAAINILKLALSTVGHTGTWVLDPNATGDLTSTLIGAVLSGQVESLNEESPLL